ATATTAGCAATTGGTTTATTGATCTAGGGTAATTTTGGTTTTGCCGGAAGCGATCTGTGCTTTCAAATCTTCGAACGTTTGCTGTTGTTCGTCCGTGAGTGTGATGTTATGTAGGGCGGTTAAACCTACGCCGTTTTCTGCCAGACCATAGAACATTTCTTTTTCGGGAAATGAATGTTGGTTCTGAATGAACGTATTAATGGCGTTATGAAGAGAGACATCTACATTTTTGAGCATGGAAGTGAGTACTGCTTTTTCTGCTAAAAAGAACTGATCCTGGTCCACGCCAATGGCGTATTTACCCAATCTCTGAATCTCTGAAATTGAGCCTATGCCGGTAAGTCCGGCAGCAACGTAAATGACATCAACACGCTGTTCCTGAATCATCTGCGCCGCGAGTTTTCCTCCAAGATCAGGATTGCCGAAATCCCCGGCGTACACGACATGGACTGTGGCATCCGGATTAGCCGCCTTTACACCTTGCTCAAAACCTTGCTGGAAATCGTGAAGCACCGGAATATCCATTCCACCCAAGAAGCCTACATGGTCTTCGGTTGTTGCAAAGCCAGCAATGATACCTGCAAGATAGCTGCCTTCTTCTGCTTTGAAGGACATGGAGGTCACATTGGGGAGATCGGAATGCCCGTCAATGATGAGAAAGTGCTGATCGGGATACTTCTGAGCAACCTTCTCCAGATCGGTTTTTATCGTGTCGCTTAGACCAATAATCAGATCAACTTTATCCTTCGCAAATTGCTCAAAAGCTGCCTCGGATGTCAAATCCTTTCCCGGTTCCTTGTAATCAAAAACAATACTGTTCTCGTTTCTTGCCTGTACCAATCCCTCAAAAGATGCGTCACTGAAAGAATGATCACCCAAGCCGACATCCGTAAGAACGATTCCGACTTTAGTTCGCTGATCTGCGGGGGACACCTTATCGGATGCCGAACATGCTCCCAGCATCAGAACAACTAGAACCATCATCATGGTGAACCCGAATTTGATTTTCCATTGTGTTTTCATGTGCGTATGCCCTCTTTTCTATAAGATGGAGATGACGTGTGAGGTGAGCAATTCCTCTATATGTATATCGGACGAGAGCAGAGTCTCTATAATGGGTAAGGATGAAAATTTACGAAAACTCAATAAAATTCCAATGAAACCCATAAATTATACATAGAATTTACATCTGAAGAGGCATGAATTCTATACTGAACCTGTATTACGTCTTGCTGGTCAACGGGAAAAAGAAAGACAAAAAAAGGGTAAAGAAGAGACCGATTAGATCTCTTCTTTACCCTTTCCTTGAAACCAAACGAATGATGAATGACTACATATCATGAATCAAAAAATTCATATATATGAACGGTTTTCCCGGTTCCCGCAGCATATGCAATATTCCTGAGCGTTACGTTCCCGCTCTCATTCAGCTACACTTGCAACGTATTACCACGCTGCTACCGAGCCATCTGCCCGGCTTTCCGTGCCGCCGCACAATACGCCGTTGTCCGGGTTGCGCCAGATGATCTGGCCGCGTCCAAACATCGACGGATCGAGGGTGACCTGTATATCATGCCCTTTGCGAGCAAGTGCCTGTGCAATATGTTGAGGGAATCCAGGCTCAACCAGGATCGTTTTGCCTTTGGTCCACTGCCAGCGCGGAGAATCGAGCGCAGCCTGTGGATTGAGGTGGAAGTCCACCGTATTTATGACGACCTGCACATGACCCTGGGGCTGCATGAAACCGCCCATGACCCCGAATGGTCCAACCGCTTCATCACCACGTGTGAGGAAGCCCGGAATGATTGTATGAAATGTCCGTTTGCCTGGCTCCAGTGCGTTGGCGTGATCGGGATCAAGCGAGAAATTATGTCCCCGGTTTTGCAGGGCAATGCCTGTGCCTGGCACAACCAGCCCGGAGCCGAAGCCCATATAATTGCTCTGAATGAAGGAAACCATGTTGCCCTCACCATCTGCCGTTGCAAGATACACCGTTCCACTTGCCCTTGGGTCGCCCGCTTCAGGCGGAAGTGCCATATCACCAATGAGCTTGCGCCGTTCATCTGCATACGCTTCGGATAATAATTCCTGCACCGTTACGCCCATCTTGCGTTCCTCGGTAATGTATTTCTCTCCATCGGCAAACGCCAGCTTCATGGCTTCCAGCTGCCTGTGGTATGCCAGAACGGATTCCTTTTCTTCAAAATCAAATCCCTTTAACAGATTGAGCGCCGCCAGAGCAATCAGCCCCTGACCATTTGGCGGGATCTCCCACACGTCATATCCGCGATAGGAGACCGAGATCGGATCAACCCACTCAGGTTGGAATGCAGCCAGATCTTCTTTGGTCAGGTAACCTCCGTGTTCTGCCATAAAAGAATGAATACGCTCCGCGAGTTCGCCTTCATAGAAGTCTCGCGCACCGCTCTCGCCAATCCGGCGCAGTGTTGCCGCATGATCCGGCGAACGCCACATCTCGCCCACGGCTGGAACACGCCCGCCTGGGGCAAACGTCTCAAACCATGCACGCCCTGCTTCCGCATCGCCCTGGCGTGCGTAGATATCGGCTGCCCGTGCCCAATGGCGGGCCAGCCCCGGCGCAAGAGGGTAACCTTCTTCCGCGTAGCGGACAGCCGGTTCCAGCGCTTCCGCCAGCGTAAGCCGCCCGAATCGGCGGCTCAGCTCAGCCCAACCCGCCGGTGCGCCAGGCACCGTCACCGGGATGACCCCCAGCTTCGGCATCTCCGAATGGCCTGCCGCTTTGAGCGCCTCAATCGATATACTCTGAGGCGCAGGCCCACTGGCATTCAGGCCATGCAGTTTGCCCTCGGTCCAGACGAGGGCAAAGGCATCGCCTCCAATGCCATTGGACGTTGGCTCCAGCACAGTGAGCGCAGCAGCAGTGGCGATAGCGGCATCGATGGCGTTGCCGCCCTTTTTTAACACATCCAGACCGGCTTGTGCGGCCAAAGGCTGTGAAGTGGCGACCATGCCTTGTTTGGCATAAACGGGCACACGATAAGATGGATACGGTTGGTAGAGTGGATCGTAGTTCATCAGGTTGTTCAGCTCCTTGTCGCAAGATGTCAGGTTCCGGCTCGCCGGATCAATTACTCCTAACCCTCTTCGGAACAGGTGGCATGATCTCCTGCTGCCAACGCGAAATCCAATCTGACATAGCCCGTGAATAGAGATGATACAGTTGTATTCATATCAGTGCCAATGTATTTTTTCCAAGATATGAGGTGTTCTCCAGATGACTAGGTCGTTACCATATCGCCGCCATTGACATGAATGCACTCACCAGTGACATAGGAGGAGTCGCGGGAAGCGAGATAGACGTAGGCAGCTGCTAGTTCATAAGGTTGGCCTGCCCGGCCCATCGGCGTCTCGGTTCCAAATACCTGCACGTCTTCAGCGGAGAAGCTGGATGGAATGAGTGGTGTCCATATGGGTCCAGGAGCCACGCAATTCACCCGGATTCCTTCGGATGCGAGCGATTTGGCGAGTACCCGTGTCAGAGAGACCACAGCCCCTTTGCTGGAAGAGTAATCGATCAGTTGCACTTCACCTTTATAGGCCGTAATGGAAGCCGTATTGATGATGGATGCTCCTTTGCACAGATGTGGGAGAGCCGCCTGAATCAGAAAAAAGTAGGCAAACACATTCGTCTGGAACGTATGGTACAGCTGTTCTTCCGTAATATCGACAATGCTTGGCTGTACGTACTGCACGCCATGATTGTTGACCAGGACGTCGATCTTTCCGAAGGTTTCCATGGTCGTTCGGATGACAGCCTCACAGTTTTTCTTTAACCGCAGATCAATCTCGATTAATAGACACCGTTGTCCCAGCTCTTCAATGCGTTCACGTGTCCTTTCGGCGTCGGTCCGTTCATATAGATAAGCGATGGTGATATCTGCACCTTCCTTGGCAAAAGCAATAGCTGCCGCTCTGCCGATTCCACTGTCACCACCGGTAATAATCGCAACCTTGCCTTCTAGCTTGCAGCTGCCAATATAAGCAGGATCTTCGCTGATCGGTTCAGGCACCATCAGAGTTTCCAGACCTGGCTGCTGGTCCTGATGCTGGGGTGGGAAAGCCAGCTTTTGTGGCTTGCACACCGTTTTCTCACCGTAAAAAGGATAGACAGGATTCATTCGGTTTACATCCCCCTCGCACGTTCGTTCATACGCCTAAACTATGCATTCGCCCAGAAGAAGGTGCGACAGGAGGAGGAAGGGCATTTGTTTTTGGTGCAAAATATACCATAATAAGGATGTAGCAATTGCAACAGTTCATTAAAATGTGGAGGTGTCAGGAGCCAAATGAATATTCAGGGGATTAATCATCTGTGCTTTTCCGTATCCAATCTGGAACGGTCCATTACCTTTTATGAGGAGGCTCTCGGTGCCCGTATTCAGGTGAAAGGCCGGAAGCTGGCATATTTCGAACTTGCCGGACTTTGGATCGCTTTGAATCAGGAAGACGTCATTCGCAACTATACGGAACGAACGTATACACATATTGCATTTACCGTAAAAGAAGAGGAATTCGACGAGTCTGTGCAGCAGCTGCGAGCAGCCGGGGCTGACATTCTTCCCGGAAGACCACGCGATCCGAAGGATGCATTATCCATTTATTTTACCGATCCCGATGGTCATTTGTTCGAGCTACATACCGGAAATATGAAGCAGAGACTTGACTATTACCGTGAGGATAAACCCCATATGACCTTTTATACGTAATCGAATGAGCTGAAATGGAAAAAAATATGACATATCTATTGTGCAAACAATGGATGTGCATATAATATGGACAAATATACCCTTAATTTACCACTGTTTGATACTTCGTTCATACTCAAGGAGGTTTGTCATGATTCAGTTTCCCAAACCGGATGTAGAACAGTATTTCCAGACGTATCGCATTTCCCATTTTGCCGTATCGGCCGACGAGAAACGTTTGTTTTTTGACAGCAATCTGAACGGCCAGCCCAATATCTGGGCGATGGATCTGCCGGGTGGCTACCCGTATCCTTTGACGTATTTGAATCAGAGCAGCCAGTTTATCAAACCAGACCCAGAAGGACGTCATATTCTCACGGCGTTTGATCGGGATGGGGATGAGAATTATCATCTGTATGCACTTCAACCGGAAGGCGGAGTCCCATTTCCTGTTGTTCCGGCAGAGCCCAATGATCGTTGTTATTTCTCCCATCTGTCCGAGGATGGACAGCGTCTTTATTATATGACAAGTAAGGATAACCCGAACTATCTCAACTCACGCCGGATGAACCTGGAAACGGGAGAGGATGAGCTCTTGCATCAAGGGGAAGAGGTCACAAGCAATCTGATTGCTGTGAGTTCGGATGAACAAGCCTATGTAATCTTGAATGTATACTCCAATACCTACCAGACAGCATATGTATACCGGAACGGTGAGTCAGAATCCATTATTCCGGTCTCCGAGCGACAGAGTGAGGTTTCGTATGTCCTATTTGCAGACAATAATCGGCTTCTGATGATTACAAATGATAACGAACCGTACACCTATGTGGCCGAATACCGGCTGGATACTCATGAGTTTCGTCCTCTGTGCAAAGTGGAGGGAGAAGACGTGGATATCATCCGCTGGCATAAGGATTCAGAGACGTTATACTTCTGGACGTTTACGGGTCCCGAGAATCGGATGTACGCGCTGGACAAAGGTTCCGAGCAGCCTCGGCGTGTGGCCATGCCACTGGACACCGTAGAACATGTGACGGTTACCAAGGCTGGCAACGTGTATATTTCGGGGCGTGGAGCTGTCCAGCCGCATAATATCTATCGGTTGATGACAGGTAGTGAGTCCTGGGAACCGTTGACTGCGAATCGGGTCACGGGGCTTAATCCGAGTGATCTCGTCTACCCGGATGTCATTCGATATAACTCCTACGACGGACTGGAGATCGAAGCGCTTTTTTTCAAAGCGAAGCCGGAACAGGCTAATGGTTACACGGTATTTTGGCCGCATGGCGGGCCACAGGCATCGGAAGCAAAATTCTTCCGTCCGATGTTCCAAATGATGCTGGCTCAGGGTTATCATATTTTTGCTCCGAACTTCCGGGGAAGCACTGGATATGGCGCCGAGTTTGGCAAAATGGTCGAGAGAGATTGGGGCGAGGGCCCAAGGTTAGACTGTGTTGCCGGTATAAACTGGCTGTTTGACGAGGGTATCTCATCACCGGATCGCCTGTTCGTGGTAGGGGGTAGTTACGGCGGGTATATGACCTTGCTGCTGGCAGGGCGTCACCCGGAATTATTCCGCGCTGCGGTTGATATTTTTGGGCCAAGTAACCTGTTCACATTCCTGGAATCTGTGCCGGAAGACTGGAAACCGATGATGGACAACTGGCTGGGTGATCCGGTCCGTGACCGCGAACGCTTAACGAAGGATTCACCGATTACGTATCTGGACCAGATGGTCAACCCGATGCTGGTCATTCAAGGGGCCAATGATCCAAGGGTCGTGAAGGCGGAATCGGATCAGATCGTGGCCGCGTTGCAGGGGAAAGGGGTAGACGTGGAATACATCGTTCTGGATGATGAAGGCCATGGCTTCTCCAGAAAAACGAATGAGATTCTCGTGTATCGGCGGATGCTGGAGTTTTTGCAGAAACATCAGGAAGTGCCGGTTGCACAACCGTAATTCATATATGCATATTACCGATTTAAATATATGATGGTTTGAGAAAACCGCCAGGAGTGAGTGCATCTCATCCTTCTGGCGGTTTTTTGTTGTGTTAATCCAGTAAAGCAATTACCGAATCCATGTACTGCTCCGCCCAATGTGCAAAAGGCATATCCGATGCCCAGGTTACTCGGCCTGTTGCTTTGCATTCACCCCATAACAAAATACGCTGATAGAGCAGATGCACCCTAAGACGGGTAGCAAAGTGCTGGTATCGCTCCGTATCTGCTGCGCAGACAACCTCCCGGTAACCGTGAAGGAATCGTTTGGCAAGTTCGGGTTGACCTTCTCGTACATACATGGCTGTCATTTTGGTTAAGTCAGCTGTTCCGTCTCCAAAATAGGCCGTTGTAAAATCAAACAGACCACTAATCTGCCAGTCCGAAGCAAGGCTATCACCATTCCTCTGAATCACAAAGTTCTCGACCTTAAAATCACCCATCACAAATCCGGGAACAGGCATGGAGTGAAATGCAGATTCAGCGTTTTTTAATTGCTCGTCCACCCACTGTGTATCTTCGTCTGTTATCACGGAGTACTTTGCAGCATCCTGCAGCCAGTGATGGATTGTCCCATACAGCCAGTCCAGATATTTGCCCGCAAAGGGAACGATCTGCTTTGCTACAGGATCATACTCTCCCGCATCAGGAACCTTCCAACGGTGTAGTTCTGCTAAGGAGCGGGCAAGCATCGTAGCGATCTTCTCCTGATCCTCCTGTGAAAGTGAAGCCTGTAATGACGGATCATGCAGGTGCATTCCAGGTAATCGGGGCATAATCGCATAGCTCCAGCCCAATATGTCGGTATCTTCATGTAATAAATATGGATCAGGTACAGGAATGTTGGTGTGAGTTCTCAGCTGTTCTACGAAAAACTGCTCTTCCTGAAGTTGTCCTGCATATAATGGGTTGCCTTTCAGAATATATTCTCCCTCTGAAGAGCGAATAAGAAGTGTCTGACCCATCACACCCTCATCGGTTCGCTTATAATTCATAAGCGTTCCCAGATTGCAATCATGAAGCGCCTTTTGCAAGGATACTTGCTCAATCTCACCAAGTTTATTGGAGCCAAAATAAATACGGGTTGTCATAAGCCCCTCCTGCGATCTCAGTCTTCATCCTCTTCGTCAGACAGATCAAACGTATCGGCATCAACCAATCCGCGAATGAAAGTTTCAAAATTAGGCGCCAGATATGTAATCTCATAATCATCTTCCTGATCCACATGAACCACAGCAGGTTCGCCTTCAGGGCCACAGAATCGATAATCCAGCATCACTACATCATGTCCGGCAGACGGACAATCACAGATCACAACACCAAGATCAGGGTATCCCCAATCTTCAATCATGAAACGGCTTCCAAATTCTCCGCCCAGTGTATTGGACTTGTCCCATGCAATGCCCATAATCCCCGTAATGGCGATATGGTCTTCAGCCCATGAAGTAGCTTCTTTGGTTGGGAAAACGGTGTGTGCAGGGATTCCGCCGTTCTGTGTGTTCATTAACTGGATATAGGAGGCAGGTAATTTGTAGCCTAGCTCCTGTTCAATGGTTTGGATCATCTCCTCGTCAAAAGGTGAAGATACATAACTTTCCAACGCATATTCGCTGTGTTCCCAGAATGAAGTCGGATCGTAGGACCCGGAAGCAGCTCTAAGATTGTTCAGCCTGCCACTGTGCTCCAATTCCAACAATATCTCTTGATGGCGCTGTCGATCCTGTTGCATTTTTTCAGCTTTGGGCCGTGTCCATTCGAGAAATTCGATGGTCGATTCGTCATGGGGCAAGAGCTCGTTTGCCATCTCAAAAGCTTTGATTGCCTGCTCGTACATGGCCATATGATAATAAGCGTAACCCAACCGGTACTGCCATAGTGGGTCACTCGCTCCCTGCCCATGGATAAATAGTAACTGTTGGACAGCCTCACGGTAACGACCTTCATTGTTATACGCTCTGGAAAGTTGTCCAATCAGCTCATAATCCCGCTCCGATTCGGGGATTTGTTGAATACGTTCAATAATAAGACTGAATTGGTCCTGTTCATGCCATTTGTTTAGTTGCTCCAGCAGTTCTCTTTCCATCACTATGCCTCATTTCAATAGGGGAATGTGAACCTTTTTCCATTATATCTTACAAGCTGGCAGGATGGATGGGTACAGTATCCTATCCAGTCGCATATAAAAAAACACTCCCACAAGCAGAAAGCCATCAAGACATTTCAACAAGGGGAGTGTTGTGCATTTTTATTAGATTGCGTTCATTAAATTACGCTCACTGTATCAATCAACTTACAGATCGTCAAATCCGTTATCGTCGCCGACTTTGCCGTAGTTACGGGATTTGGCTTCGAAGAAGTCTGTTTTCGTAGCATTCAGTGCTTCGTCGGAGAAAGGTTTGATCCAAGGCATGCAGTTTACATCCACGCCTTCATATGCTTTTTCCATACCCATCAGGCGCAAACGTTTGTTGGCGATGTACTTGATGTAGTCTTCCAACTCGTTCAGGTCAATCCCGCGTACGTTGCTGAGAGTGTAGTGTGCCCAGTTGGTTTCGAGTTCAACGGCACGGTTGATCGTTTTGTACACATAGTCCATGTTCTCAGGTGTGTTCAGTTCAGGGAAGTCTACCAGCAGCTGTTTGTACACTTCAGCGAAGAAGTAGCAGTGTTGGTTCTCGTCGCGCTGAATATAAGAGATCATTTGGCTGGTTGCCATCATCTTCTGGTCACGGGCCAGGTTGTAGAAGAAGGCAAATGTACTATAGAAGAAGATACCTTCAAGTACCAGATCGGCTACCATGGCCTGGAAGAACGTCTGTGGAGACGGGTTATCCCGGAAGGTTTGGTAGATGTCGGCGATGAACCGGTTACGGTCAAGCAGCACCGGATCATGTTTCCAGTATTCAAAGATTTCCTTTTGTTCCCGATCGGACACGATGGAGGACAGAACGTAAGAGTACGATTGGTTGTGTACAACTTCCTGTTGTCCAATGATTGCCGAGATCGCTTCCAGCGAGGAATCGGTGAAATAACGTTTCACGTCACCTACAAACATCGTTTGCATGGAGTCCAATACAGCGAGCAGGGAGATGTTGACTTTAAATGTACGCTGTTCTTCCGGATCCAATTGGGCAAATTGGGAAGCATCCTTGGACATTGGAATTTCATCCGCGATCCAGTGGTTGAGCAGCAGTACTTTGTACAGTTTGTACATATGAGGCATACGAATATCGTTCCAGTTCAGAATGCCTGAGCATTCCCCTTCAATGATACGGGTAGACTGGTTAGGCGCTTCGGTATTGAAAATTTTCTGCAATTGCATAATCCGTTCACTCCTTGAATGAATTTACACTGTATAACTACGATGACAGAACAACCTTCCGATCGCTGTTATCCCCTGATTTTTTTGATTCCCTCTTTTATAAGGGAAAATCCGGTGATAAAGGCGAGCGCTCCGCTTCTTCAGCTTTGTTCTGTCCTCTTCGTTATCGTGTAATCATTAATTCTTTTATATATTAGGGTTGTATAATGTGGCATCTATATCAACATCTCATGATGTTGTGATCGTGTTTTGGGCAAAAAAGTACCAGGGCAACGCCATTTTGCATTCAAAACAGGATGCCCTGGTAGTCATCGTAGATCTAGTGAGCTTTCAGCATCACGATAAACATTAGCTTGCGCAAGAATCGCATTCTTCAATAGTCAATGCCCGGCTGCGGACATAATAAGTTGATTTAATGCCGGCTCTCCAGGCGTGCAGATGCAGTTCCAGGAATTCCGTTGCTTTGATATCTGGACGAACATACAAGTTGAAACTTTGTCCCTGATCGACGTGGCGTTGACGGGCAGCGGCCATATTGATGGAAGCATGTTGATCCACCATGAACGCTGTTTTGTAATACCAGATCGTTTTTTCGGACAGGTCAGGTGCCGGGTTGGCAATCTTGTATGTCGTTTTCTCTTCATAGGACAACAGTTCGTAAAGCGGATCAATGCTGGCTGTTGAACCGGCAATGATGGACGTTGAACCATTTGGTGCAATAGCGAACAACCAAGCGTTACGTACACCGTTTTGTTGTACTTGGGCTTGCAGTTCTTTCCATTGTTCAGTTGTAACGAATTCGCCTACGCGCTCACCTGTCGT
This window of the Paenibacillus marchantiae genome carries:
- a CDS encoding S9 family peptidase, which gives rise to MIQFPKPDVEQYFQTYRISHFAVSADEKRLFFDSNLNGQPNIWAMDLPGGYPYPLTYLNQSSQFIKPDPEGRHILTAFDRDGDENYHLYALQPEGGVPFPVVPAEPNDRCYFSHLSEDGQRLYYMTSKDNPNYLNSRRMNLETGEDELLHQGEEVTSNLIAVSSDEQAYVILNVYSNTYQTAYVYRNGESESIIPVSERQSEVSYVLFADNNRLLMITNDNEPYTYVAEYRLDTHEFRPLCKVEGEDVDIIRWHKDSETLYFWTFTGPENRMYALDKGSEQPRRVAMPLDTVEHVTVTKAGNVYISGRGAVQPHNIYRLMTGSESWEPLTANRVTGLNPSDLVYPDVIRYNSYDGLEIEALFFKAKPEQANGYTVFWPHGGPQASEAKFFRPMFQMMLAQGYHIFAPNFRGSTGYGAEFGKMVERDWGEGPRLDCVAGINWLFDEGISSPDRLFVVGGSYGGYMTLLLAGRHPELFRAAVDIFGPSNLFTFLESVPEDWKPMMDNWLGDPVRDRERLTKDSPITYLDQMVNPMLVIQGANDPRVVKAESDQIVAALQGKGVDVEYIVLDDEGHGFSRKTNEILVYRRMLEFLQKHQEVPVAQP
- the fosB gene encoding metallothiol transferase FosB; this encodes MNIQGINHLCFSVSNLERSITFYEEALGARIQVKGRKLAYFELAGLWIALNQEDVIRNYTERTYTHIAFTVKEEEFDESVQQLRAAGADILPGRPRDPKDALSIYFTDPDGHLFELHTGNMKQRLDYYREDKPHMTFYT
- a CDS encoding glucose 1-dehydrogenase — protein: MNPVYPFYGEKTVCKPQKLAFPPQHQDQQPGLETLMVPEPISEDPAYIGSCKLEGKVAIITGGDSGIGRAAAIAFAKEGADITIAYLYERTDAERTRERIEELGQRCLLIEIDLRLKKNCEAVIRTTMETFGKIDVLVNNHGVQYVQPSIVDITEEQLYHTFQTNVFAYFFLIQAALPHLCKGASIINTASITAYKGEVQLIDYSSSKGAVVSLTRVLAKSLASEGIRVNCVAPGPIWTPLIPSSFSAEDVQVFGTETPMGRAGQPYELAAAYVYLASRDSSYVTGECIHVNGGDMVTT
- a CDS encoding phosphotransferase family protein is translated as MTTRIYFGSNKLGEIEQVSLQKALHDCNLGTLMNYKRTDEGVMGQTLLIRSSEGEYILKGNPLYAGQLQEEQFFVEQLRTHTNIPVPDPYLLHEDTDILGWSYAIMPRLPGMHLHDPSLQASLSQEDQEKIATMLARSLAELHRWKVPDAGEYDPVAKQIVPFAGKYLDWLYGTIHHWLQDAAKYSVITDEDTQWVDEQLKNAESAFHSMPVPGFVMGDFKVENFVIQRNGDSLASDWQISGLFDFTTAYFGDGTADLTKMTAMYVREGQPELAKRFLHGYREVVCAADTERYQHFATRLRVHLLYQRILLWGECKATGRVTWASDMPFAHWAEQYMDSVIALLD
- a CDS encoding ribonucleotide-diphosphate reductase subunit beta is translated as MQLQKIFNTEAPNQSTRIIEGECSGILNWNDIRMPHMYKLYKVLLLNHWIADEIPMSKDASQFAQLDPEEQRTFKVNISLLAVLDSMQTMFVGDVKRYFTDSSLEAISAIIGQQEVVHNQSYSYVLSSIVSDREQKEIFEYWKHDPVLLDRNRFIADIYQTFRDNPSPQTFFQAMVADLVLEGIFFYSTFAFFYNLARDQKMMATSQMISYIQRDENQHCYFFAEVYKQLLVDFPELNTPENMDYVYKTINRAVELETNWAHYTLSNVRGIDLNELEDYIKYIANKRLRLMGMEKAYEGVDVNCMPWIKPFSDEALNATKTDFFEAKSRNYGKVGDDNGFDDL
- a CDS encoding gamma-glutamyltransferase family protein, whose translation is MNYDPLYQPYPSYRVPVYAKQGMVATSQPLAAQAGLDVLKKGGNAIDAAIATAAALTVLEPTSNGIGGDAFALVWTEGKLHGLNASGPAPQSISIEALKAAGHSEMPKLGVIPVTVPGAPAGWAELSRRFGRLTLAEALEPAVRYAEEGYPLAPGLARHWARAADIYARQGDAEAGRAWFETFAPGGRVPAVGEMWRSPDHAATLRRIGESGARDFYEGELAERIHSFMAEHGGYLTKEDLAAFQPEWVDPISVSYRGYDVWEIPPNGQGLIALAALNLLKGFDFEEKESVLAYHRQLEAMKLAFADGEKYITEERKMGVTVQELLSEAYADERRKLIGDMALPPEAGDPRASGTVYLATADGEGNMVSFIQSNYMGFGSGLVVPGTGIALQNRGHNFSLDPDHANALEPGKRTFHTIIPGFLTRGDEAVGPFGVMGGFMQPQGHVQVVINTVDFHLNPQAALDSPRWQWTKGKTILVEPGFPQHIAQALARKGHDIQVTLDPSMFGRGQIIWRNPDNGVLCGGTESRADGSVAAW
- a CDS encoding SMI1/KNR4 family protein; amino-acid sequence: MERELLEQLNKWHEQDQFSLIIERIQQIPESERDYELIGQLSRAYNNEGRYREAVQQLLFIHGQGASDPLWQYRLGYAYYHMAMYEQAIKAFEMANELLPHDESTIEFLEWTRPKAEKMQQDRQRHQEILLELEHSGRLNNLRAASGSYDPTSFWEHSEYALESYVSSPFDEEMIQTIEQELGYKLPASYIQLMNTQNGGIPAHTVFPTKEATSWAEDHIAITGIMGIAWDKSNTLGGEFGSRFMIEDWGYPDLGVVICDCPSAGHDVVMLDYRFCGPEGEPAVVHVDQEDDYEITYLAPNFETFIRGLVDADTFDLSDEEDED
- a CDS encoding BMP family lipoprotein, which gives rise to MKTQWKIKFGFTMMMVLVVLMLGACSASDKVSPADQRTKVGIVLTDVGLGDHSFSDASFEGLVQARNENSIVFDYKEPGKDLTSEAAFEQFAKDKVDLIIGLSDTIKTDLEKVAQKYPDQHFLIIDGHSDLPNVTSMSFKAEEGSYLAGIIAGFATTEDHVGFLGGMDIPVLHDFQQGFEQGVKAANPDATVHVVYAGDFGNPDLGGKLAAQMIQEQRVDVIYVAAGLTGIGSISEIQRLGKYAIGVDQDQFFLAEKAVLTSMLKNVDVSLHNAINTFIQNQHSFPEKEMFYGLAENGVGLTALHNITLTDEQQQTFEDLKAQIASGKTKITLDQ